The window TAATTGTTTTAAAAAAAAATATCATTTAGACGCAAAAATGATAATGCAAGTACATGATGAATTAGTCTTTGAAATAAAAAAAGAAAAAATAAAGAATATTTGTAAAGATATACGTCATATAATGGAATATAATACAAAATTAGATGTACCTATATGTATAAATATTAAAATAGGAAATAACTGGAACGAAAACATTAAACATATCCAATAAATACGAATATCTCTATCACGTAACTAATATTAATCAAAAATATATTATAAAATAATAAATAAACATAAAAATATAAATTAATTAAAATGTTAAATATATTCATATTTAAAAAGTTTAATTATTATTTATGATACCAATAATCTAATTTTTTACGGAGTTCACAAACACCAATCTTTTTTACAGCAGAAAATAAATTTATATCACAAGATATTAATGGAAACTTAGATAATTTTTCAGAAACAATTTTTAATTGTTCTCTTCGCTTTTCTAATATTACTTTATCTGATTTTGTCAATAAAATTAACATTGGAATTTTAAATCTTAAAGCAGAGTGAATTATATTTTTATCCAGTGGTTTTATAGGATTCCTAATATCCATAAATAACACTAATCCCTTTAAAGATGTCCTCATTGCAAAATATTTAATTATAGTTTTTTCCCATTCTAATTTTAATAAGTTAGCTATCTTCGCATAACCGTATCCTGGCATATCTACCAGATATTTTTTTTTAGTAACAGCAAAAAAATTAATTAACCGTGTTCTTCCTGGAGTTTTACTAATTCTGGCTAATTTTCTTTTGTTTGTTAAAACATTAATAGCACTTGATTTCCCAGAATTAGAATAACCAACAAATGCAACCTCAGATATATCAGAATTTCTTTGTTTCTTTACGATTGCAGTACTGGTCAAGAAATAAGTATTCTCATAATTATTTTTAAACATTTTTTTTCCGTTTATAATAAATTAATGAAAAATATATAAATAAGAGTAAAATATAAATTTATTTATACATAAATAAATTTTATATTTATATATGTAAAAAATATATATGTAAAAATTAGTATAATTCATTTTCATATTTTATTATAATACATTATGAAAATTATTTAAAATAAACTAAAAATATTAAATTTATTTTATAATTTACATTTAATAAAATTTACATTTTAATAATAATTAATCTTATTATCCCTAATATTTTAAGGTAGTAAAATGAACAAAAATTTACGAAACATAGCCATAATAGCTCATGTTGACCACGGCAAAACAACATTAGTAGATAAATTACTACAACAATCAGGTACCTTCCAAGATCATGAAGAAAAAACTGATAGAATTATGGACTCCAACGATCTAGAAAAAGAAAGAGGAATTACCATTCTATCTAAAAACACAGCAATTCAATGGAATAATTACCGTATTAATATCGTAGATACACCTGGTCATGCTGATTTTGGAGGAGAAGTAGAACGAGTTATGACCATGGTAGATTCTGTATTATTAGTCGTCGATGCTCTTGATGGACCTATGCCTCAAACTAGATTCGTAACAAAAAAAGCTTTTAATTACGGTATAAAACCTATTGTGGTAATCAATAAAATCGATAGAAAAAATTCTAGACCTAATTGGGTAG of the Buchnera aphidicola (Pemphigus immunis) genome contains:
- the yihA gene encoding ribosome biogenesis GTP-binding protein YihA/YsxC, with translation MFKNNYENTYFLTSTAIVKKQRNSDISEVAFVGYSNSGKSSAINVLTNKRKLARISKTPGRTRLINFFAVTKKKYLVDMPGYGYAKIANLLKLEWEKTIIKYFAMRTSLKGLVLFMDIRNPIKPLDKNIIHSALRFKIPMLILLTKSDKVILEKRREQLKIVSEKLSKFPLISCDINLFSAVKKIGVCELRKKLDYWYHK